Proteins encoded together in one Ictidomys tridecemlineatus isolate mIctTri1 chromosome 3, mIctTri1.hap1, whole genome shotgun sequence window:
- the Iqcf3 gene encoding IQ domain-containing protein F3 → MDVNRKTDQRQNGPVDTETPMANRHQRKELEDTEQKCGPEIHIVENKRQEKSRLKKRRKRRIKAAKKIQAWWRGHLVRRTLLVAALRAWMIQGWWRMILLRRAYKQQKLLLRLYVIQEKSVVKLQSCFRMWQCRQYCQLVQNLPEFQTPESNLIFQNNEVLQVPSKAVSKEPEFHIEIVSI, encoded by the exons ATGGATGTCAATAGAAAAACAGACCAAAGACAAAATGGGCCAGTCGACACAGAGACGCCAATGGCCAATAGGCACCAAAGAAAAGAGTTAGAAGACACTGAGCAG AAATGTGGTCCAGAAATACACATAGTTGAAAACAAGAGGCAAGAGAAG TCGCGCCTTAAAAAACGCCGCAAAAGAAGGATTAAGGCAGCTAAGAAGATTCAGGCCTGGTGGCGTGGCCACCTGGTACGACGGACCCTGCTTGTCGCTGCCCTCAGGGCCTGGATGATTCAGGGCTGGTGGAGGATGATTCTGCTGAGGCGGGCATATAAGCAGCAGAAATTACTTCTGAGGCTGTATGTAATCCAGGAGAAGTCAGTTGTCAAGCTCCAGTCCTGTTTTCGAATGTGGCAGTGCCGTCAATATTGCCAACTGGTCCAAAATCTCCCTGAGTTCCAGACCCCAGAGAGCAACCTTATCTTCCAGAACAATGAAGTTCTGCAGGTACCAAGTAAAGCCGTTTCCAAGGAACCAGAGTTCCACATTGAAATTGTATCAATCTAA